Within the Tursiops truncatus isolate mTurTru1 chromosome 19, mTurTru1.mat.Y, whole genome shotgun sequence genome, the region CACCCCCACGGGCCACTGAGAGGTAACACGGATGGTCCTCCCTGGGCTAGAACTGTGTATGTCCTCCCCAGAGCAGCTCGGCACCCTCCCCTCTGTTGTCCGTGGTTGCCACACACCCTCTATGCTTACAGCCCTTCCATAGCCCCCTGCCCTGAGGATGAAGTCCAGGGCCACTGccttggcattcaaggccctcgCCACTCCCTCTGCGGCCTCGCTTCACCACGCTGCACCCCAGACTCCATCACTGTGAGATCCCCCCAAGCTGTGCTCACCCAGCCCCCTGAAAGGCTCAATCCCCGCCTTTCAGAGCTTCCCTCCAATCCCACTGGACCCTTGGTTCTAGGTAGGAagtgctccccccacccctgcaaccCTCTCAGCCAGTGCAGGCTGGTTATTATCTGTGGGATTTATTAACCAACCAGGCTTCCTACGAGCCCATTGGGATGGCTGAAAACAGCCTGAAAACCAAGGAGCCAGCAAGTAAGTGATCGGGCACAACAGTAACTTCATGCCAGTCCACGTTCCTGGGGCCAATGCCACCCCTGGGGAGAATCAGTAAAAGGCAGCCCCTTGAGGCCACCTCAGCCTCGAGACAGAGCTCGCGGCTCAGCAAGCAAAGCACAAGCTGGATTCCAACCCCCAGCTGTCCCTTCGGCCACGTATCCTTGGATGGTGAACAACCTGCACAACTGGATGAGGCGGCCCTGCGCTCACATGTAGCGGAATCAGGAAGGGAGCTTGTTAATAATACAGGCCCTGTTCCCAGAGTTTCCAATTCAGTCCATATGGGCTAGAACACAGGAGGCTGCATTTATAAAATAGCTCCCCTGGTGATAGTGACACCTGGCCAGGATGGGGAAGCCCAGACTCAGGAGACAAGAGCACAGTcagtaataacagtaataatggtAATGGCGAACTCTCATATAATGCCTtctgtactatgtgccaggctctgttttcCGCACTGTAGTATGCGCATCaattcatttactcctcacaacaacccccACTGTCATCTCCACTTtaaagaggcacagagaggttaagcagcttgttcaaggtcacacagctagggacttccctggaggttcagtggttaggactccacgcttccactacaggggaaTGGGTTCGAtatctggtcggggaactaagatcccacatgccatgcggtgtggccaccaaaaaaaaaaaaaaaaaaagctaaaaaaaaaaggtcacacagctagaacaCGGTAGAActagattcaaacccaggcagtctggttctAAAACACACACCCTTCCCACGTCACTAAGCATGCAGTGAGTGGCCGTGAACACTTGTATCCCACTAGCCACATGCCAGCCCTGTATCCAGTGTTCCTCACAGATTCACTCATTTcctcctcacaacagccctaccAGGCAGGTCTTGCTATtatacccattttccagatgaggaaatcgagggACAGAGAGATCAAGAAACCTGCCCAAGGTTGTGTTGAGtaaataaggaaaggaaaggaagcacAGCACGAAGCAGGAATaatccacaaaaagagaaataaaacgaTAGGGTGGCCTGACCTGGCTGAACACCAAGGAGCAGGCTTGGTGGGGTGGGCCGCTTACCTTGGAGGCCCGCAGGCCCATGAAGGCAGtgaagagcagcagcagcagggaggTGGCCATCTTGAGGTCGGAGAGCACCACCATGCCCACATTGACGAAGAACACCACACCCGAGACGACCAACGTGAAATTGAGCAGGGCCCGCTGTAGGGTGGGCGTGCGCACCTTCAGCTCGGGCAGCAGCTGCTCCAGGCCCTCCAACGGTATGTCCTTGAAGCTCTTCAGCACCAAGTGCCCCCGCTTCGCTCGGGCTGCTAGCACCACCCGCTTAAAGTATCTCCTGATGGCCAGAGATGGAGGGGCAACGATGGTCAGGACCACCCCAGGGCGCCCCACTCCAACCCTAGGACACTCTCTCTGGCTCTGTAGTCAcatcatcattttaaaagctAATTAACAATGGTGGGAGGAAAGTCAGACATAAGTGTCCAACAATAAGGGGTCAGTGACATGATACAATCCCTTATTattggacacataggttgcttctgATTTTAAGAACTTGAAAAATGAGAGCTAAGATTCTTTagttaattatcttttttattatttgttaattgaagtatagttgatttacaatattgtgttagtttcctgtgtacagcgaagtgatttaGTTGCACAGGGAGTTTATTACTTTAGTTaattttcaaattcaaattctgtACATATTTCAGAGTATCTGCTAGGTGCCAGGGAGTGCTATTTAGCTCTGGAGAGACAACACTGAATTTGTGGAGCTGCCTTTGTTGAGCTTATGGTCCAGCATGAGAGACAGATAATTAAACACAGAGTCTGCGCGTATAAGTATGTCCTTGGAATAGATTCCTGGAAGTGGAACTACTGGTTTAAGGGATATAACAgactttttgtctttgtttttttttgttttttttttttgtttttttgcagtacgcaggcctctcactgttgcggcctctcccattgcggagcacaggctccggacgcgcaggctcagcggccatggctcacgggcccagccgctccgcagcatgtgggatcttcctggaccggggcacgaacccgtgtcccctgcatcggcaggcggactctcaaccactgcgccatcagggaagcccttgtctttggtttttgttgtgttttgtttttggattcGTAACTGTATTTGATACACTGATTTCCAGAAGGATTGGGTGACTGACAGGTCCATTGGCTGACTGTGAGAAGGTCTGGCTCTCCTGACCCTACTCTGTATTTGAATATCTATTAAAAACATAATGTTCATCAGAATCCTGGCGGTACCACTTTTTCAGAATTTGgtcttccctctctgagcctcagttttcctcatttggaaaatggagaaaaatgtccTTACCCTTTCTCTTCCCCTGGGAATTGTAGTTCTTACTTCTCCTTAGAAAGAAAAGGCAGTATTTGATTCACCTCTCCCCCTTTCTTGGCTTCCCACCCGGGTCCCAGACACCCAAATCCAGACACTGACCTGTCAGTCCCCTCTCGACTCTAACCTTGCTCCCTCTCGCTGTAGCTGGGGAACCAAAGGCCGCCTCACCTCTCTGCAGGGGGCGACTTGAAGAAGCCATGCTTGAAGCCCACGCTGGACTTACGGGGCATCTGCCCGACTCGCTGGCCCAGGGCCCAGAACTGCATGTAGATATACTGGTCCAAATTTATCGTCACCTGCCAAGGGGGAAGAAGGAAACAGGGGCAGCTGAGCATAAGCTAGGGTGTGAGTGTGGAATACTCGAATTAGATGCCCCTGCCCCCGATGATCCCCTGCCCCACTTCCCAGGCTTATCATCACCCAGTGTGTAGGCAGAACAGCCATGTATGGTTGTTCATGTTGTATACTGCACAAGGGCACACCACCCAAGATGGTGCCATTCACATCACAGTCATCTTTATTACCGTATTTCCTAGAATCTAAGATGCCACTGATTTTAAGATActctataatttattattttatgaagcaactaaaagggaaaatatattgcCAATTAAACTATTTCACACTACCCCCCCCTTGTAAGTCACATCCCAATTTCAGAGACAGTAAAGTATGACTTCAGAAAAAAAGCACAtcttaaaaatcactaaaatgtGGAAATCTGGAAGATTTtagtatttttgttataattttgttgactttcttttttcttttggccgcacccCATGGCTTATGGCATCTTCTTAGGTTcctgaccaggggtggaacctgCACCCCAGCAGTGAAACCgctgactcctaaccactggactgccagggaattccctaattttGTTGACTTTAATGGTATTTTGTActgatattatttattatagtcagccctccatatccgtgAGTTTCACATCATTGATTCAACCAACTACggcatggagaaaaaaattttttaattccagaaagttccagaaagcaaaactggAATTTTCTGTGTACCACCAACTactttacatagcatttacactgtattaggtattataagtaatcagAGATGACAAAGTATGCAGGAGGATGTGCATATATATaggcaaatactatgccatttcacataagagacttgagcatccggGGATTTTTATATCtacaggggtcctggaaccaatcccccccATACCAAAGGACAGCTGTATTGGTTTTCTGGCAAATGGTGATAAAGTCTCTAGTCCTAAGAAGACCTGTATCTTATGATACTTTTCCAACAGATGGCAGTGAAGTGACCTGAGAAAGAGGCACCTTTTTCTAATTCACCAAAGGTGCCACAAGTGCTGGTGCCCTGTGCTCAGGACTACAACTCCCAGCAGGCTCTGCTTCCCAAAGACTCCACCCCTACCCCAAGGCATCCTGGGAGTTTTGGTTCTCCTCTGGAAGACAAGCACCTGGACCACATCCTGAGGGTGATGGACCACCAGAGCATAGGCCAGGGTGTCCTCTGAGAGCGGGGAGAAGTTGGCCTGGGCCAGCAGGGGCTCCAGAGCCCGAAGAACCTCCTGTTCATTGGACAGACGCTGGGGGTCTGTAAGTGAAGGCTGCTCAAGGGTCTCCCTGTCAGGGTTGATGGGGTCATACAAGGCCTGAggagagagtcagagagaagaaaaatgagctaGGTCACTGCATGAGGGATTGTGGGTACACATAAGGATGTTCCTGGCCCCATCCTTTAAATGATGGGGTACCCCATGGCTTGATTCTAggccctcttcccttctcttccctcaaGCTCACTCTAAGTCGCCTCGCCATCCCCTTGCCCTTAAACACCACCTCTGCGCAGATAACTACCTAACCCACATCTCCATTTCGGACCTCTCCTCCAAGTTCCAGACCTAATACCCATTTCCAGTGCATGAGCTCTGTCCTCCCCTTCTGCCACAGTAATAGAGGTGAAGGTGGCCACGGGGCTGCCCAGatagactacatttcccatctTCCTCTGAGAGGCTAGGTGTGGCTAGGAGAATTCATCAAtagaatgtgagcagaagtgacagGTACACCTTCTCCCTCACTTCTTGCCCCCCCTGCACTTTACACTCTTTCCTTGTTCTACCAGCTTAGAATGCTCTTCTGCCTACAACCCAGTTCTGAGCCCACAGAGATGAAGACTGTGCCCTAAGGGGATGGCAGAACAACAAGATGGAAGGAACTTGGATCCCGGCATCATCTCATGTGGAACAGAGCTGCCTATCCACCTTGGCCCACTTACCACAAGGCTGTTAAGTGGGAGAGAAAGAATCCTCCACCTCCTTTAAACTATTGCCTTATGGGGTCTGCTTGTTATAGCAGCTAAGCCTTTATAGGAACTAATACAAACTCTCCACTTGACATTTCTTTAGGGATGTCACAGTTGCCTCAAATCCAACATCAAGCCCACAAAATAACATCCTCTAATCCCTATCTTCCAACAAAATAACAATTCGAGGTGTCCCCTCCCAAAGGTACCAGACCTAAATTGTACCATTGTAGATGCTGCAGACCTAGACATTTATCATCTTTTCATAAGGAAATAAAGGGTATAGAACAGCACCATCCAATAGAACTTCCTGCAATGATGGAAACATCTCCATGTGCACTATCCAATAGGTTGCAGCTGGCCACAGATGGCCACTGGGCACTTGAAACGTGATGGATGTAATTGAGGAATGggattttaaattgttatttaatttcaattatttcaaatttaCACAGCCACGTGTAGATAGTGACTATCATATTAGACAGCCCCAGGCTAGGGTAAGGGGTGCTTTCTTCTAATTTGCACATAGACCCTGGTACAGACATCAAGGTCAGTGTGGACATCCACTCACACAGACCCTCGCCTTCACAGCCTGAATTCATCCCTGCACAGGGGGGGAGAGTGTCTGACTCATGACCGTCCCCACCACCCCGCTCTCAGGCCCTCTATGTCCCACACTGGGGTCCTGAAACTCCTCCCcaatcccctcccccactccaccccacggTGCCCCCCATCTTCTCCATCTCAGAAGAGGCCAAGCCCATCCTTCCAGGTGCTCAGGCCCAAAGCCTTGGGTCACCCTggactcctctctttctccagCCCATCAGCAAATCCCGATGGCACCACACTCAGAATATTGATAGATCCAGAATCTGAGCACTTCTCACCCCCTGGACTGCTGTGGTGGCCTCAGTGCAGgactcccagctcccagctcccatcTCCCATCCTCACCCCCGTCTGTTCCCGGTACGGCCACCAGAGGGCGCGTGTCGTCATCTAAATCTGCTCACGCCTATTTTCTGCACAGAGCCCTCCCCTGGCTTCCACCTCACCTAGAGTCAAAGCAAAGTCCTCACTGTGTCCCACAAGGCCCTGCAGGATCTGGCCCCGGGTCCCCTCTTTGACTTCATCTTCAGCCCTGTCCCCCTTGGGCACTCAGCTCTAGCCCCACCAGCCACCTTGCTGTTCCTCCTTACACACCATGCACAcccctgccacagggcctttgcacttactattCCCACAGATCTCCATATGGCTCACTCTGGCCTCctttaggtctctgctcaaatgtcaccccctcactgaggccttccctgactaccctacctaaaattgcaaaaatacctctgatttctttttcttcttaattaggGTTACCAGATttagccaaaaagaaataaaatgcaggaCATCAAGTTAAATTGGATTTTCAGatcaacaacaaataattttttagtttaaGTATGTCCTATGCAATATATAAGGATTATATTACATGGacataattatacttaaaaaaaaaaactattcatagcttatctgaaattcaaatttaactgggtatagaaggttgaatagtgtcccctaAATATTCATGTCCCCTtggaacctcagaatatgacctcgggcttccctggtggcacagtgcttgagaatctgcctgccagtgcaggggacacgggtttgagccctggcctgggaagatcccacatgctgtggagcaactaatcccgtgtgtcacaactactgagcctgtgctccagagcccacgagccacaacaactgagcccgcatgccacaactactgaagcccacatgcctagagcccgtgctccgtaacaagagaagccacagcaatgagaagcccacgcaccgcaatgaagagtagcccctgctcgccacagctagagatagcccgcgtgcggcaacaaagaccaaatgcagccaaaaataataaaaataaaataaattaaaaaaaaaaagaatacgacctcatttggaaatagggtctttgcaggtataattaaggtaaggatcaaagtgagatcatactggattagggtgggccctaaatccaatgagagtgtccttataagagacagaaaaggacacacagagaagaaggcaatgtgaagatggagacagagattggagtgatgtgtccacaagccaaggattgCCGGCacccaccagaagctgggagagaagcATAGGATGGTTCCCTTCCTccgagcctccagaagaaaccaaccctgccaacaacgtgattttggacttccagcctcctgaGCTCTGAGAGAATAAATCTCTTGTTTTACGCCACCCAGTTGATGGTAATTTGCTATGGCAGCAGTAGGAAATGAGTAAACTGGGTGTTCTGTACTTTATCTGGCACCCCTATCCATGGTACTTAGCACCTCTTaacatattttacttctttacctTGTCAAgggtctgtctccctcactagaacATGACGCCATGAGGCAGATACACACATCTCAGGCTCACCGCTGTGTCCTGGGGGCTGGAACCATTCGGgggacacagtaggtgctcagtaaatatctagtGAGTGAATTCAATGAATAAATGCGTAGGAGAAAGGAGGAGCAGAGAGAGGTCACCTACCAAGGTCACCCGCACGCCTAGTGAACGACAAAGCTGGCGCCTGAACTGGGCTCTTCTTGTTCTTTGCCTGGTTCCTCAACGGACTTAGGTCACCAGCAAATGGTCACCCGGTGTGTCTCACTCACCTTTGGTGCTTCTACCCAACCCTCTCAGTGTCTCCATTTAAAATCTGCTGCCTCAGTGAGAATGTCTgtcttcactgtatattctttctgtttcaatatatttaaatgtttatataataatatatttttaaataacttttttaaaaagtgccccGAAGAAGAGCTTGGAGGCCAGGAGACAGGGGTGCAAATCCGAGCTCTGCCGCTTGGGACCTGTATGATCTTGGGCACATCTGGGCCCTCTTGGAGCTTCAGTTTCTGCTTCTGCAAATGGGGCTGATGGCAGCTGCTCCTCGGTTCTGCAGGAAGGAGTTGACGAGCCTGACACAGAGGGGCCGATGTTGCCCCTCATCGAAGCAAAGAGGAGAGCTATAGGGGGGCAGGAGTGGTAAAGGGTTAACTCGGCAGGCCTGGGTTGTCCAAACCCTGCACATTCCAAAGAACTGGTGGGCTCCTGGGAGGGAACCTCTAAGCCCTTGGACTGTCCTGCCTGATGGGAGTATCTTGGTTTACCAGGGGCTTGGGCCACACCTGATAGTCTGTGCTAACAATGTGATTCATGGTGGGGTCATGAAGTAGCAGTGTGACCTCTGGAGGGGCCGGAGACTAAGTAACTAAGATCAGCCACGTAGGCAGTCAGCCACGCCTGCCTGACCAACCACCAATAAAAACcctggacaccaaggctcaggtgagcttccctggtgggtgATACCCTGCGTGTTGTCATGCACCACTGATGAGAGAACGAAGCACTGTTCCTCTGACTCTGCTGGGAGAGGACAACTGGAAGCTCTCACCTGGTCTCTCCCGGACCCCgtctccttgcctttttcctttgtgattttgtctgttctccttttgctgtaataaactaGTACTGGGAgcataacagctttactgagctcTGTGAGCCCCTCGTGAAAATCAGTGAATCTGAGGGTGGTCCTGGAGATGCCCAACACAAGATCCGAGAGCAGGAGGAGGATGCTGAGAATTTGGCTTCCACCGTTTCCTGGAGTTCGGCTTCTCTCTGACTTCTCCTTGTCCAGCCCCCTCACTGCTTCCAGTTCCCCTTCCCGACCTCCGGACTGGCACTCACTCCTCAGGACTAATCCCTGTGGTGGTTGCATGCAGTACCATCTAGATACTTCCAGGGTTATTTCTTAGCCCAGCCCCTTCCCTTGACCTCCAGCCTGTGGGCATTCAAGTCCCTCTCTCTACCGGGCTGTCCAATAGGCAGCTCAAATTTCTGAGTCCAAAACTGAGCTCTCAATCTTCCCCACAGACCTGTCTCCTGCCCCCGACTCTGTCTTCCACGTCTCAGTAAGTGGCAGCTGCATCCTTCGGGAGGAGCAGACCTGAACCGCTGGAGGCCCCCttgactcctctctctctcaaggCCCCACCCACACAGCTGAATGCTGATGCCTTCGGACCATTAGCAACGTCTGACCACTTTTCACCACTTCCACTGCTATTACCCTTGTGGGAGCTGCCATTATCTCTCACTTGGACAACATAATAGACTCTTTAATAGATCTCCCTGCCTCTGACCGTCTTTTCCCTACATGGCAGCCAGAAGGATCCTATTGACACCCAAATCAGCTCATGACCCTCCTCTGCTCAGAGCCCACCTGCGGCGGCTCCCAGCTCACTTAGCATAAAAGCCAAGTCCTCTGCATGGCCCACAAGGCCAGGCACAATTTTCCCCCACTCCTTCTCTGCTCTCACCtcttgccctctctccctccagccagTGGTCCCATTGCCATTCCCCCAACACTCCAGGCCCtctctcacctcagggcctttgcacttgcttttcgctctgcctggaatgtccttccccAGACACCCACGAGGCTCGCTGCATCGCTTCCCTCAGGTCTTAACTCacctgtcacctcctcagagaaggcttccttgaCCACCCTGTCTAAAACAGGTGCCCTTCTCGTCCCTTTCTATTCCACCTTCAATAGCACTTACAACTCCTGGGTATCATATTTTACAATTATTGATTTATCATCTCCCCAATTGGAATGTCACTTCCACAAGGGCATGGCTTCATCTCTTCTGCTTACTGCTGCATGGCTTCATCTCTTCTGCTTACTGCTGCATTGccagtgcttagaacagggccAGGCTCCAAGTAAGCCCTCAGAGAATTTTTGCttaatgaatggataagcaaacaaGGATGACAGGGCCAGAGGGGCCCTGTCCTCACCTGCAGCTGGGCCAGGATGTGATGGTAGTGGAACAAGGTGCAAAAGTTCACGTGGGCCACGAACTCCTCCAAAGCCGCCTTCTCCGCAGGACTGGAATGGAACTCCTGTTACCTCGGGAAGCAAAACTTCTCTTTAGGCCTCTCCCTACTTCCTCATGGGGAGGAATTCTTTCCTGGGcaacccagacagaaaatcagagcTCTGGGCTCTTTAAGATTTGGGCGTGTTTTAGAAGGGACAAGGGTTGATCAATTTCACTGGCCAAGTAACTGAGGTAGCTCCAGAGAGTGAAAAACAGATGACTTGAAGAGCTAGATGTTCAGGTTCCCGCTTTGACACTTACTGGCCAGGAGTCACTCCTTAtttgtgtgccaggcgctgtttgCTGGCATGATATCATCCTCTAGAGGATGCAAGGAGGTTGATGGAATTATAACCCTCATTATTCAGAGGGGACACTTAGATTCAGAGAGGTCACTTGCTGAGGGCTACACTGTCTGTATAAAGAAAAGCTGAGACTACAATCCAGGCCTATCTGACTCCAGAGCACACATACTTAACCACTTCTTTATGCTTCCTATCTCGGTGCCCGGGGTGAATGTcatcacttctctgagcctgtttccttatcAGCAACAGAGGATCATACCCTCTTTCTCAAAAAAGCAATGGTGAGAATGTGATGTGATTATGTGTGTCCGTATATATACacgtgtgtttatgtgtgtgtacatatacttTTGTGTATGGATAAAGCCCAGCACAGGACTTAGTCCATACAGGTGTTTaatcaataattattaaatgaatgaatgataataCAGGATAATCACAAGTATGATGGCAACAGTGGGGTAAGCTGTTAGGGTCGAGCAAGTGCTACTTGCCTTCCCTTGTCCCCGCCCTGCTGTGGAGTCAGATCTGGGCCACTAGtcatgaccttgggtgagtcactgaCCTTTTCCTGATTCAGttacctcatttgtaaaatgagaatgatggTGGTACCTCTCTTATTGGGTTGTTCAATAATTCAATAATATGTGGGAAATGTTTAGCACAGTGCCATATAATAAGAGCTCTGTGTGATATCATTATAATTATAGCTTCGTGggtataataattattattaggcagtagtaatagtaatgatgaggatgattattatacccattttgtaGAGGGAAAAACCATGCCCCAGTGAGTGCTTGTTCCAGCCCCCAGAACAAGCTGGAGTCCGGAACTGCTGCGGCACCTATCTGCATCTCAAAGGTCAGTCCCCTGCATTCCAACTCACTCCACGCCCACCTGGGCCTATAAAGGGAATAGGAACTACAACTCCCAGGGGGCTCCAAGGCAGCCCTCTATAGCATGAAGGGCTGTACCGCCGCGAGGCCTGCCGGGATTCGTAGTTCCAAGGCTCTTGGACCCGGGGCGGGCTGTACCTTTATCAGGAGGCGGAGCAGCTGCTCTTTGGAGAACGGGATGAACCGCTCGCGGTACTGCTGGGACCAGTTGCGGGGTTCCGTGAGGTTCCACATCTTGCGGTACTCCCCCATCTTGGCCGCCAGCGATGACAGGGCCCGGGGGTGGTCGAGGAGCGCGGGCAACAGGGGCCATACTCGGACCCTGGATCCCCAGAACCCTCGGGTCACATGCAGCATGGCCAGACCCTTTCCCCGCAGCCTAAACGAGGGAAATGGGCATAAGTCAATGGTCATCTGGGGGTAAAGGCGCCCTCTCCACCTCCGTGTCCCAACTTCCAGGGGCCGTTTCTACCCCAGTAAGGGCTCAGAGCCCATCCGCCCGCCTCGTAGGCCCTTGCTGTGCGTCCCCTCCCACAGTGCTCAGTTGGCCTGAGTCCTAGGCAGGGGTCAGAGGTCTTCAAGTCCTGGAGCGTATTGCGGTCCCAGAAGCCCTGTGGTGGCACAACTAGTCTCTGCGGGGTCTAGGCGGCAGGTGGATCTTAAGCGCATAGGATATGCTCGGAAGGCTACATAGGGGTGCAGGGCCGCCCATCCCCGGC harbors:
- the TMEM143 gene encoding transmembrane protein 143 isoform X2 — protein: MTVERWLRLRGKGLAMLHVTRGFWGSRVRVWPLLPALLDHPRALSSLAAKMGEYRKMWNLTEPRNWSQQYRERFIPFSKEQLLRLLIKVTGVPFQSCGEGGFGGVRGPRELLHLVPLPSHPGPAAALLFASMRGNIGPSVSGSSTPSCRTEEQLPSAPFAEAETEAPRGPRCAQDHTGPKRQSSDLHPCLLASKLFFGALFKKALYDPINPDRETLEQPSLTDPQRLSNEQEVLRALEPLLAQANFSPLSEDTLAYALVVHHPQDVVQVTINLDQYIYMQFWALGQRVGQMPRKSSVGFKHGFFKSPPAERRYFKRVVLAARAKRGHLVLKSFKDIPLEGLEQLLPELKVRTPTLQRALLNFTLVVSGVVFFVNVGMVVLSDLKMATSLLLLLFTAFMGLRASKMFGQRRNVQALELAHMLYYRSTSNNSELLSALALRAQDEHTKEVMLAHSFLARRPRGTQGQPEEETSQWLQSEVENWLLAQSGCDVAFNGTRALAHLQALTPSIGMYPPPGFPKLDPLATITSPKAAPPSTDDPLTKPLCPAPPSQLVGN
- the TMEM143 gene encoding transmembrane protein 143 isoform X1, producing the protein MTIDLCPFPSFRLRGKGLAMLHVTRGFWGSRVRVWPLLPALLDHPRALSSLAAKMGEYRKMWNLTEPRNWSQQYRERFIPFSKEQLLRLLIKVTGVPFQSCGEGGFGGVRGPRELLHLVPLPSHPGPAAALLFASMRGNIGPSVSGSSTPSCRTEEQLPSAPFAEAETEAPRGPRCAQDHTGPKRQSSDLHPCLLASKLFFGALFKKALYDPINPDRETLEQPSLTDPQRLSNEQEVLRALEPLLAQANFSPLSEDTLAYALVVHHPQDVVQVTINLDQYIYMQFWALGQRVGQMPRKSSVGFKHGFFKSPPAERRYFKRVVLAARAKRGHLVLKSFKDIPLEGLEQLLPELKVRTPTLQRALLNFTLVVSGVVFFVNVGMVVLSDLKMATSLLLLLFTAFMGLRASKMFGQRRNVQALELAHMLYYRSTSNNSELLSALALRAQDEHTKEVMLAHSFLARRPRGTQGQPEEETSQWLQSEVENWLLAQSGCDVAFNGTRALAHLQALTPSIGMYPPPGFPKLDPLATITSPKAAPPSTDDPLTKPLCPAPPSQLVGN
- the TMEM143 gene encoding transmembrane protein 143 isoform X3, with translation MAPVARAPRPPPGPVIAGGQDGGVPQDVEPHGTPQLVPAVPRAVHPVLQRAAAPPPDKGVPFQSCGEGGFGGVRGPRELLHLVPLPSHPGPAAALLFASMRGNIGPSVSGSSTPSCRTEEQLPSAPFAEAETEAPRGPRCAQDHTGPKRQSSDLHPCLLASKLFFGALFKKALYDPINPDRETLEQPSLTDPQRLSNEQEVLRALEPLLAQANFSPLSEDTLAYALVVHHPQDVVQVTINLDQYIYMQFWALGQRVGQMPRKSSVGFKHGFFKSPPAERRYFKRVVLAARAKRGHLVLKSFKDIPLEGLEQLLPELKVRTPTLQRALLNFTLVVSGVVFFVNVGMVVLSDLKMATSLLLLLFTAFMGLRASKMFGQRRNVQALELAHMLYYRSTSNNSELLSALALRAQDEHTKEVMLAHSFLARRPRGTQGQPEEETSQWLQSEVENWLLAQSGCDVAFNGTRALAHLQALTPSIGMYPPPGFPKLDPLATITSPKAAPPSTDDPLTKPLCPAPPSQLVGN
- the TMEM143 gene encoding transmembrane protein 143 isoform X7, with the protein product MTVERWLRLRGKGLAMLHVTRGFWGSRVRVWPLLPALLDHPRALSSLAAKMGEYRKMWNLTEPRNWSQQYRERFIPFSKEQLLRLLIKALYDPINPDRETLEQPSLTDPQRLSNEQEVLRALEPLLAQANFSPLSEDTLAYALVVHHPQDVVQVTINLDQYIYMQFWALGQRVGQMPRKSSVGFKHGFFKSPPAERRYFKRVVLAARAKRGHLVLKSFKDIPLEGLEQLLPELKVRTPTLQRALLNFTLVVSGVVFFVNVGMVVLSDLKMATSLLLLLFTAFMGLRASKMFGQRRNVQALELAHMLYYRSTSNNSELLSALALRAQDEHTKEVMLAHSFLARRPRGTQGQPEEETSQWLQSEVENWLLAQSGCDVAFNGTRALAHLQALTPSIGMYPPPGFPKLDPLATITSPKAAPPSTDDPLTKPLCPAPPSQLVGN
- the TMEM143 gene encoding transmembrane protein 143 isoform X4, which gives rise to MTIDLCPFPSFRLRGKGLAMLHVTRGFWGSRVRVWPLLPALLDHPRALSSLAAKMGEYRKMWNLTEPRNWSQQYRERFIPFSKEQLLRLLIKEFHSSPAEKAALEEFVAHVNFCTLFHYHHILAQLQALYDPINPDRETLEQPSLTDPQRLSNEQEVLRALEPLLAQANFSPLSEDTLAYALVVHHPQDVVQVTINLDQYIYMQFWALGQRVGQMPRKSSVGFKHGFFKSPPAERRYFKRVVLAARAKRGHLVLKSFKDIPLEGLEQLLPELKVRTPTLQRALLNFTLVVSGVVFFVNVGMVVLSDLKMATSLLLLLFTAFMGLRASKMFGQRRNVQALELAHMLYYRSTSNNSELLSALALRAQDEHTKEVMLAHSFLARRPRGTQGQPEEETSQWLQSEVENWLLAQSGCDVAFNGTRALAHLQALTPSIGMYPPPGFPKLDPLATITSPKAAPPSTDDPLTKPLCPAPPSQLVGN
- the TMEM143 gene encoding transmembrane protein 143 isoform X9, which translates into the protein MTVERWLRLRGKGLAMLHVTRGFWGSRVRVWPLLPALLDHPRALSSLAAKMGEYRKMWNLTEPRNWSQQYRERFIPFSKEQLLRLLIKEFHSSPAEKAALEEFVAHVNFCTLFHYHHILAQLQVTINLDQYIYMQFWALGQRVGQMPRKSSVGFKHGFFKSPPAERRYFKRVVLAARAKRGHLVLKSFKDIPLEGLEQLLPELKVRTPTLQRALLNFTLVVSGVVFFVNVGMVVLSDLKMATSLLLLLFTAFMGLRASKMFGQRRNVQALELAHMLYYRSTSNNSELLSALALRAQDEHTKEVMLAHSFLARRPRGTQGQPEEETSQWLQSEVENWLLAQSGCDVAFNGTRALAHLQALTPSIGMYPPPGFPKLDPLATITSPKAAPPSTDDPLTKPLCPAPPSQLVGN